A genomic stretch from Bradyrhizobium sp. 195 includes:
- a CDS encoding SDR family oxidoreductase — MLKGLSGKVAVVTGGGQGIGRGLTLRLAEEGCRIAIFDVNPQGGEETARLAPQAVIKTYAVDVGDAESVNAAVAKVEAELGPIWLLVNNAGWDRPMPFLKTDRELWDKIIRINLYGPLNTHKAIAPLMAERGGGRIVNIASDAARVGTSDEAVYSACKGGLISFTKSLARELARKNVLLNAVCPGPTNTPMMAAVLGEGEHAVKWKDAMLRGIPLKRMGEPDDYGGIVAMLASDDGKFITGQTISVSGGMNMI; from the coding sequence ATGTTGAAGGGCCTATCGGGAAAAGTGGCCGTCGTGACCGGCGGTGGACAGGGCATCGGACGAGGATTGACGCTGCGGCTGGCCGAAGAGGGCTGCAGGATCGCGATCTTCGACGTCAACCCGCAAGGCGGCGAAGAGACTGCAAGGCTCGCGCCTCAGGCCGTCATCAAGACCTATGCCGTCGATGTGGGCGATGCGGAGTCCGTCAATGCCGCGGTCGCCAAGGTCGAGGCCGAGCTCGGGCCGATCTGGCTCCTGGTCAACAACGCCGGCTGGGATCGGCCGATGCCGTTCCTGAAGACCGATCGGGAACTGTGGGACAAGATCATCCGCATCAACCTCTATGGGCCGCTCAACACCCACAAGGCGATCGCGCCGCTGATGGCCGAGCGCGGCGGCGGCCGGATCGTCAATATCGCGTCCGATGCGGCGCGCGTCGGCACCAGCGATGAGGCCGTCTACTCCGCCTGCAAGGGCGGGCTGATCTCCTTCACCAAGTCGCTCGCGCGCGAACTTGCGCGCAAGAACGTCCTGCTAAATGCCGTTTGCCCCGGCCCTACCAACACGCCAATGATGGCGGCGGTGCTTGGCGAGGGCGAGCACGCCGTGAAATGGAAGGATGCCATGCTCAGGGGCATCCCGCTCAAGCGCATGGGTGAGCCCGACGACTACGGCGGGATCGTCGCTATGCTGGCTTCCGACGACGGCAAATTCATCACCGGGCAAACCATCTCCGTCTCCGGCGGAATGAACATGATCTAA
- a CDS encoding enoyl-CoA hydratase/isomerase family protein produces the protein MTKPSTITVESRGAIDILTLNRPAELNAVSPDMIAELAAYFIDLHDRPTTRVVLLRGNGEQFSAGAELGSDAFAAPGKGRPQRQLKVQQNYSGVIRLMRSCPQPIIGLVHGAACGAGFSFVLACDVRFAAPDARMNAAYIRIGVGGCDMGSGYLLPRLVGLSVASEFLLTGRFLKAERAKAIGLVSDIVPAEDLLTKGIELAEDMLRVSPMGLRMTKQALNMLIDAPSLDAALMMEDRQQVILLETNDHAEAVAAFRERRTPTYSDQ, from the coding sequence ATGACGAAGCCGAGCACCATCACCGTCGAGAGCCGCGGCGCGATCGATATCCTGACGTTGAACCGTCCGGCCGAGCTCAACGCTGTCTCCCCCGATATGATCGCGGAACTGGCCGCCTATTTTATCGACCTGCACGACCGACCGACGACGCGCGTCGTGCTGTTGCGCGGCAATGGGGAACAGTTCTCCGCCGGTGCTGAACTCGGATCGGATGCGTTTGCCGCGCCCGGCAAGGGTCGGCCGCAGCGCCAACTCAAGGTGCAACAGAACTACTCCGGGGTCATCCGCCTGATGCGGTCATGTCCGCAGCCGATCATCGGGCTCGTCCACGGCGCGGCGTGTGGCGCGGGCTTCTCTTTCGTGCTCGCCTGCGACGTCCGCTTTGCGGCGCCCGACGCGAGGATGAACGCTGCCTATATCCGTATCGGTGTCGGCGGCTGTGACATGGGCTCGGGCTATCTACTGCCACGTCTCGTCGGCCTCTCAGTGGCCTCCGAGTTCCTGCTCACGGGTCGCTTCCTCAAGGCTGAACGGGCGAAAGCGATTGGGCTGGTCAGCGACATCGTTCCTGCCGAAGATCTTCTGACAAAGGGCATTGAGCTCGCCGAGGATATGTTACGTGTGTCGCCGATGGGTCTGCGCATGACCAAGCAGGCCCTCAACATGCTGATCGACGCGCCGAGCCTCGACGCGGCGCTAATGATGGAGGACCGGCAACAGGTCATCCTCCTCGAAACCAACGATCATGCGGAAGCCGTCGCCGCGTTTCGCGAGCGACGAACTCCGACCTACTCCGACCAGTGA
- a CDS encoding MaoC family dehydratase, protein MAGLYFEQFSVGQTFVHEIRRTVTDMDNILFSSLTYNPAAVHIDHEYAKGTEFGKPLMNSIFTLGLIIGLSVQDTTLGTTVGNLGMEDTKFPRPVFAGDTLRAETKVIAVRESKSRPTQGIVTFEHRGFNQRDEEVVYCRRSGLMMRRPA, encoded by the coding sequence ATGGCGGGGCTTTACTTCGAGCAGTTTTCGGTTGGACAGACCTTCGTCCATGAAATCCGGCGCACGGTGACGGACATGGACAACATCCTGTTCTCGTCGCTGACCTACAATCCGGCGGCGGTCCATATCGACCACGAATACGCCAAGGGCACCGAGTTCGGAAAGCCCCTGATGAATTCGATCTTCACGCTCGGCCTGATCATCGGCCTGTCGGTCCAGGACACGACGCTGGGAACCACGGTCGGCAATCTCGGCATGGAGGACACCAAATTCCCGCGACCGGTGTTTGCCGGTGACACGCTGCGGGCCGAGACCAAAGTGATTGCAGTCAGGGAGAGCAAGTCGCGACCGACGCAGGGCATCGTGACATTCGAACATCGCGGCTTCAATCAGCGCGATGAGGAAGTGGTGTACTGCCGCCGAAGCGGGTTGATGATGCGGAGGCCCGCATGA
- a CDS encoding AMP-binding protein encodes MIVVAAIRDTSHTNFRQAGYWLDKTVDQLLTEVVARSPDKVAVVADRADRDQGRRFTYRELDDLANRAASSLLRLGVGHGDVVTVQLPNWWEFVVTAFACSKIGAVMNPVMPILRERELVYILNFCQAKVFIVPKSYRGFDYAAMAQGMRAELPHLKHVIVADGEGDQGFEGMLLSAGADELPPGLRPDDMAVLMFTSGTTGEPKGVMHTSNSLIACCKALSGRFGLDSSDVLLVASPVGHMTGYAAVVLLSVYLGGTMILQDVWEAKRGVSLMAREGVTYTAASTPFLSDICDAVKDGSPQPKSLRSFLCGGAPIPSILIERAAGELGLKVCSLWGMTEVLSGTLTEPSRAAEKSASTDGRSLEGMEVRIVDAEGNPVPAGEPGRLLVRGAQMFKGYYKRPELPTFDGDGWFDSGDLAYMDKDGYIRISGRVKDILIRGGENVPVVEIENLLYKHPAVSAVAVVGFPDARLGERGCAFVVPRSGCTIDLTSMQAYLGEARMAKQFWPERVELVAELPRTASGKIQKFRLRELAAAFADVK; translated from the coding sequence ATGATCGTGGTCGCCGCCATACGAGACACGTCTCATACGAACTTTCGGCAAGCCGGCTATTGGCTGGACAAAACCGTCGATCAGCTTCTGACGGAGGTCGTTGCAAGATCTCCCGACAAGGTCGCGGTAGTTGCCGACCGCGCCGATCGCGATCAGGGCCGGCGTTTCACCTACAGGGAGCTGGATGATCTCGCCAATCGGGCCGCGAGCTCGCTGCTGCGGCTCGGCGTTGGGCACGGCGACGTGGTCACCGTGCAATTACCCAATTGGTGGGAGTTCGTCGTCACGGCCTTCGCATGCAGCAAGATCGGCGCGGTCATGAATCCGGTGATGCCGATCCTGCGAGAGCGCGAGCTGGTCTACATCCTGAACTTCTGCCAGGCGAAGGTCTTCATCGTGCCGAAAAGCTACCGTGGCTTCGACTATGCGGCGATGGCGCAGGGCATGCGCGCCGAGCTGCCGCACTTGAAGCACGTGATCGTCGCCGACGGCGAGGGCGACCAGGGGTTTGAGGGAATGCTGCTATCGGCCGGCGCAGACGAGCTCCCGCCCGGCTTACGCCCGGATGACATGGCCGTGCTGATGTTCACGTCGGGCACGACCGGCGAGCCGAAGGGCGTCATGCACACGTCGAACTCGCTGATCGCATGCTGCAAGGCATTGTCAGGCCGGTTCGGTCTTGATTCCAGCGACGTGCTGCTGGTGGCCTCTCCGGTGGGCCATATGACCGGCTATGCTGCGGTCGTCCTGTTGTCCGTGTATCTCGGCGGCACGATGATCCTTCAGGACGTCTGGGAAGCCAAACGCGGCGTCAGCCTGATGGCTCGTGAAGGTGTCACCTATACTGCGGCTTCGACGCCGTTCCTGAGTGACATCTGTGATGCCGTGAAGGATGGCTCGCCGCAGCCGAAGAGTCTGCGGTCCTTCCTGTGTGGCGGGGCGCCGATTCCGTCGATTCTCATCGAGCGTGCGGCCGGTGAACTCGGTCTCAAGGTCTGTTCGCTCTGGGGTATGACGGAAGTGCTGTCGGGGACGCTGACAGAGCCGTCACGCGCGGCCGAGAAGTCGGCGAGCACGGACGGCCGATCGCTGGAGGGGATGGAAGTCAGGATCGTCGACGCCGAGGGGAATCCAGTGCCTGCGGGCGAGCCGGGCCGGTTGCTGGTCCGAGGTGCTCAGATGTTCAAGGGCTACTACAAGCGGCCGGAGTTGCCGACCTTCGACGGCGACGGCTGGTTCGATTCCGGCGACCTCGCCTACATGGACAAGGACGGATACATTCGGATCTCCGGCCGGGTGAAGGACATCCTGATCCGCGGCGGCGAGAATGTGCCGGTCGTCGAGATCGAAAATCTGCTCTACAAGCATCCCGCGGTGTCCGCAGTCGCGGTCGTCGGCTTTCCGGATGCCCGGCTCGGCGAGCGCGGTTGTGCGTTCGTCGTGCCCCGCAGCGGCTGCACGATCGATCTGACGTCAATGCAGGCCTATCTTGGCGAGGCGAGGATGGCGAAGCAGTTCTGGCCGGAGCGCGTTGAACTCGTCGCCGAGCTTCCGCGCACGGCCAGCGGCAAGATCCAGAAATTCAGGCTGCGCGAGCTTGCTGCGGCGTTTGCCGATGTAAAGTAG
- a CDS encoding HpcH/HpaI aldolase/citrate lyase family protein: MKLRSLLFVPADSERKFAKADGIGADALILDLEDSVAPGRKAFARGAVKELLGGRPRNWSFLVRINPFGTGLTLEDLAAVVRPGLDGLLIPKVNGIEDVDLVSHYVDVLEVAAGIPPGHVKLLVVATETPAAMIGFNGYARKNERLVAMTWGAEDLSAALGALTNKEADGNWTFPYQVARAQCLFAAGAAGVAALDTLYADFRDQDGLAESCRLARRDGFIGRVAIHPDQVATINTCFTPSDADLVHARRVVAAFAAAPDVGTVGIDGKMYDIPHLVAARRTLASVGEGHSNG; this comes from the coding sequence ATGAAGCTGCGCTCGCTTCTCTTCGTGCCCGCCGACAGCGAGCGCAAATTCGCCAAGGCGGACGGCATCGGCGCCGATGCGCTGATCCTCGACCTCGAGGATTCCGTGGCACCCGGGCGGAAGGCTTTTGCGCGAGGAGCCGTGAAGGAGCTGTTGGGCGGGCGGCCGCGCAACTGGTCATTCCTGGTCCGCATTAATCCGTTCGGGACGGGCCTCACGCTGGAAGACCTGGCGGCGGTGGTTCGTCCGGGACTCGACGGTCTCCTCATCCCGAAGGTCAACGGCATCGAGGATGTCGACCTCGTCTCGCACTATGTCGATGTGCTGGAGGTCGCGGCCGGCATTCCGCCGGGGCACGTCAAGCTGCTGGTTGTTGCGACCGAAACGCCGGCCGCCATGATTGGGTTCAATGGCTACGCGCGCAAGAACGAGCGGCTGGTTGCGATGACCTGGGGAGCGGAAGACCTGAGCGCGGCCTTGGGTGCGCTCACGAACAAGGAGGCGGACGGCAACTGGACCTTCCCCTACCAGGTGGCTCGCGCGCAATGCCTGTTCGCCGCGGGTGCGGCCGGTGTCGCTGCGCTGGATACGCTCTATGCGGACTTCAGGGATCAGGACGGGCTCGCCGAGAGCTGCCGCCTCGCACGCCGTGACGGCTTCATCGGTCGGGTCGCGATCCACCCCGATCAAGTCGCGACCATCAATACCTGTTTCACGCCCTCGGATGCCGATCTCGTACACGCACGCCGCGTCGTCGCGGCGTTCGCCGCGGCGCCGGATGTCGGTACGGTCGGGATCGACGGGAAGATGTACGACATTCCGCATCTGGTGGCGGCGCGGCGTACCCTTGCGTCGGTCGGGGAGGGACATTCGAATGGATAA
- a CDS encoding acyl-CoA dehydrogenase family protein, whose translation MDNRSFSNQVDVPEDHAAIREGVRAVVSRFDDEYWLARDDDGEFPREFHRAMAEAGWLGITMPEEYGGAGLGVTEAAIMMHEVASHGGGMTSASAVHINLFGPHPIVVKGTDDQKRRWVPRLVAGEDQCCFGFTEPDAGLNTTRIKTFAEKVPGGYRVHGQKVWTSTAQIANKIMLLTRTTKFEDCKQPTDGITIFYTDLDRSKIEVRRIPKMGRKAVDSNAIFIDGLFIPEADRIGEEGKGFSYILHSLNPERILIAVEAIGIGQDALRRATRYARERVVFDRPIGQNQGIQHPLAEKWMYLESAWLMAMRAAWLYDAGKPCGAEANSAKFLGARAGHDAAWQAIMTHGGFGYAKEYHVERLFREVSITRLAPITEQLMLSFIAEKVLDLPKSY comes from the coding sequence ATGGATAACAGGTCATTCTCCAATCAGGTCGACGTGCCCGAAGATCATGCGGCGATCCGTGAAGGCGTGCGTGCAGTCGTCTCGCGGTTCGACGATGAGTATTGGCTGGCGCGTGACGACGACGGCGAGTTCCCGCGCGAATTCCATCGCGCCATGGCCGAAGCCGGTTGGCTTGGCATTACGATGCCCGAGGAGTATGGCGGCGCCGGGCTGGGGGTCACCGAGGCCGCGATCATGATGCATGAAGTCGCGAGCCACGGTGGCGGCATGACGTCGGCGTCGGCCGTGCATATCAACCTCTTCGGGCCGCACCCGATCGTGGTGAAAGGGACCGATGACCAGAAGCGCCGCTGGGTGCCGCGCCTCGTGGCGGGCGAAGACCAATGCTGCTTCGGCTTCACCGAGCCTGATGCCGGGCTAAACACCACCCGCATCAAGACATTCGCAGAGAAAGTCCCTGGCGGCTATCGCGTGCACGGACAAAAGGTCTGGACGTCCACTGCACAGATCGCGAACAAGATCATGCTGCTGACACGGACGACCAAGTTCGAGGACTGCAAGCAGCCGACCGACGGCATCACCATCTTCTATACCGATCTCGATCGCTCCAAGATTGAAGTGCGTCGTATCCCGAAGATGGGACGCAAGGCTGTCGATTCCAACGCCATTTTCATCGACGGCCTCTTCATTCCCGAGGCAGATCGGATCGGCGAAGAAGGCAAGGGCTTCTCCTACATCCTCCACAGTCTCAATCCCGAACGCATCCTGATTGCGGTCGAGGCGATCGGAATCGGGCAGGATGCGTTGCGCCGTGCCACCCGCTATGCCAGGGAGCGGGTCGTGTTCGACCGTCCGATCGGTCAGAACCAGGGCATCCAGCACCCGCTAGCCGAGAAATGGATGTACCTCGAGTCAGCGTGGCTGATGGCAATGCGCGCCGCCTGGCTCTACGATGCCGGAAAGCCGTGTGGCGCCGAGGCCAACAGTGCCAAATTCCTCGGTGCGCGCGCTGGGCATGATGCCGCCTGGCAAGCCATTATGACGCATGGCGGCTTCGGGTATGCCAAGGAGTATCACGTCGAGCGCCTGTTCCGCGAAGTCTCGATCACCCGGCTCGCACCGATTACCGAGCAACTCATGCTGAGCTTCATCGCGGAGAAGGTGCTCGACCTGCCGAAGAGCTACTGA
- a CDS encoding enoyl-CoA hydratase-related protein: protein MTDPQQFTDVIYEVRDRAAWIIINRPKVYNAFRARTLDELIQAFQLAGNDRNVASIVLTGAGEKAFCTGGDQSAHEGQYDGRGVVGLPIDEIQGLIRDVPKPVIARVNGFAIGGGNVLATLCDLTIAAEHAQFGQVGPKVGSVDAGWGTAFLARHVGDKKAREIWYLNERYTAEQAREMGLVNKVVPMAQLDAAVKDWTDKLAQRSPTAIALAKRSFNADSDNIRGISNFALHAVKLFYDTAESKEGVAAFNEKRDPDFHKFAR, encoded by the coding sequence ATGACCGATCCCCAACAATTCACCGACGTCATCTACGAAGTCCGCGACCGCGCCGCATGGATCATCATCAACCGGCCGAAGGTCTACAATGCCTTCCGCGCGCGCACGCTGGACGAGCTCATCCAGGCCTTCCAGCTTGCCGGCAACGATCGCAACGTTGCAAGCATCGTACTGACCGGCGCTGGCGAGAAAGCCTTCTGCACCGGCGGCGACCAATCCGCGCATGAAGGCCAATATGACGGACGCGGCGTGGTCGGCCTACCGATCGACGAGATCCAGGGCTTGATTCGCGATGTGCCCAAACCGGTGATTGCTCGGGTCAACGGCTTTGCCATCGGCGGCGGCAACGTGCTCGCAACGCTCTGCGATCTGACCATCGCCGCCGAGCACGCCCAATTCGGCCAGGTCGGCCCCAAGGTCGGCTCGGTGGACGCGGGCTGGGGAACGGCCTTCCTTGCCCGTCATGTCGGCGACAAGAAGGCGCGGGAGATCTGGTATCTGAACGAGCGCTATACCGCCGAACAGGCGCGCGAGATGGGTCTCGTCAACAAGGTCGTCCCGATGGCGCAGCTCGACGCTGCTGTGAAGGACTGGACCGACAAGCTCGCGCAGCGCTCGCCGACCGCAATTGCGCTCGCGAAGCGCTCCTTCAACGCGGATTCGGACAATATCCGCGGCATCAGCAACTTCGCGCTCCATGCCGTAAAGCTGTTCTACGACACGGCGGAATCGAAGGAAGGCGTCGCGGCGTTCAACGAGAAGCGCGATCCGGACTTCCACAAGTTTGCGCGCTAA
- a CDS encoding SDR family oxidoreductase: protein MPYQSVFRPDLFKGQAIIVTGGGSGIGRCTAHELAALGANVAILGRTMEKLVEVQREIEEDGGQAMSHACDIRDEAMVVGAIDAVLARYGRIDGLVNNAGGQFRAPLKTISTKGFEAVVRNNLTGGFIFMREVYNRWMEANGGSIVNIIADIWHGWPEFGHSAAARGGMLTLTETAACEWSSSGVRVNAVAPGGIVSSGFDTYTPEMQKKLHDFTAGVPLQRFGTEAEISAAITYLLSPAAAYVTGSCIRVDGGTPNARTTWKLAPHNRSLPFEGFHRAKLPEVMKRKASA from the coding sequence ATGCCATACCAGTCGGTGTTCAGGCCGGACCTGTTCAAAGGGCAGGCCATCATCGTGACCGGTGGCGGCAGCGGGATTGGACGGTGCACCGCTCACGAGCTTGCGGCCCTCGGTGCGAATGTCGCAATTCTCGGCCGAACGATGGAAAAGCTCGTCGAAGTCCAGCGTGAGATCGAGGAAGACGGCGGACAGGCGATGAGCCATGCCTGCGACATCCGCGATGAGGCCATGGTGGTTGGCGCAATTGACGCCGTGCTCGCGCGTTACGGCCGCATTGACGGCCTGGTCAACAATGCGGGGGGACAATTCCGGGCGCCGTTGAAGACGATCTCGACCAAAGGCTTCGAGGCCGTCGTGCGCAACAACCTGACCGGCGGCTTCATCTTCATGCGCGAGGTCTACAATCGCTGGATGGAGGCCAATGGTGGTTCGATCGTGAATATCATCGCCGATATCTGGCATGGCTGGCCGGAGTTCGGCCACTCGGCGGCCGCCCGCGGCGGCATGCTCACCTTGACCGAGACGGCTGCGTGCGAATGGTCGTCCTCAGGCGTCCGCGTCAACGCCGTCGCCCCCGGCGGCATCGTCTCCAGTGGGTTCGATACCTACACACCGGAGATGCAGAAGAAGCTCCATGACTTCACCGCTGGCGTGCCGCTTCAGCGCTTCGGGACGGAGGCCGAGATATCCGCCGCAATCACATATTTGCTGTCGCCTGCAGCTGCCTATGTCACCGGATCCTGCATCCGCGTCGATGGCGGGACGCCAAATGCCCGCACGACATGGAAGCTCGCGCCGCACAATCGCAGCCTGCCTTTCGAGGGCTTCCACCGCGCGAAATTGCCCGAGGTGATGAAACGGAAGGCCAGCGCGTAG
- a CDS encoding acyl-CoA dehydrogenase family protein, with product MLPNRPVFDEEHVLLRESVRRFAASKIAPRFQEWEKAGIIDRALWPAAGDAGLLCPQVPEQYGGIGGDFRHNAVVIEELAYSGFAGPATDFSVHNDVCCGYILSYGTEEQKKKWLPRMISGEAVCAIAMTEPGTGSDLQGIRTRAVRDGDEYVISGQKTFISNGQMCDLVIAVTRTNPDGGSRGMSLILIETDRPGFRHGRNLDKLGHLSSDTSELFFDQVRVPVTNLLGSEGGAMAALMSELPQERLTIALHSIASAQKAFDITKAYVLERKAFGQAIGSYQNTRFKLADLKSDLQVGWAYVDQCLSQHIRGELTTYAASTAKLWVTEMHGRLVDQCLQFFGGYGFMREYEICRLFADARVLRIYGGTSEIMRELISRNL from the coding sequence ATGCTGCCCAATCGCCCCGTATTCGATGAAGAGCACGTCCTCCTGCGCGAAAGCGTCCGGCGCTTCGCCGCCTCGAAGATCGCGCCGCGTTTCCAGGAATGGGAGAAGGCCGGGATCATTGATCGCGCATTGTGGCCGGCGGCAGGCGACGCCGGCCTGCTCTGCCCCCAGGTGCCGGAGCAATATGGCGGCATCGGTGGAGATTTCCGCCACAACGCCGTCGTCATCGAAGAGCTCGCCTATTCGGGCTTCGCTGGTCCGGCCACCGACTTCTCGGTCCACAACGATGTCTGCTGCGGTTACATCCTGAGCTACGGCACCGAAGAGCAGAAGAAAAAATGGCTTCCGCGCATGATTTCGGGTGAGGCCGTATGCGCCATCGCCATGACCGAGCCGGGGACCGGCAGCGATCTCCAGGGCATTCGAACCCGCGCCGTGCGCGACGGCGACGAGTATGTCATCTCTGGACAGAAGACCTTCATTTCGAACGGCCAGATGTGCGACCTCGTCATCGCGGTGACACGTACCAATCCGGACGGCGGATCGCGCGGCATGAGCCTGATCCTCATCGAAACCGATCGGCCGGGCTTTCGTCATGGTCGCAATCTCGACAAGCTCGGCCATCTCTCTTCCGATACCTCGGAGCTTTTCTTCGATCAGGTCCGTGTTCCCGTCACCAATCTCCTTGGTTCGGAGGGTGGAGCGATGGCCGCGCTGATGAGCGAGTTGCCGCAGGAACGCTTGACAATCGCACTCCACTCGATTGCGTCGGCGCAGAAGGCGTTCGACATCACCAAGGCCTACGTCCTGGAGCGCAAGGCGTTCGGACAGGCCATCGGCTCCTACCAGAACACACGCTTCAAGCTCGCGGACCTCAAATCCGACCTTCAGGTCGGCTGGGCCTATGTCGATCAGTGCCTGAGCCAGCATATCCGTGGAGAGTTGACGACCTATGCCGCCTCGACCGCAAAATTGTGGGTCACCGAGATGCATGGGAGGCTGGTCGATCAGTGCCTGCAGTTCTTCGGCGGCTATGGCTTCATGCGCGAATACGAGATATGCCGCCTATTTGCGGACGCACGCGTACTGCGGATCTATGGCGGCACGTCGGAGATCATGCGGGAGTTGATCTCCCGCAATCTCTGA
- a CDS encoding NADP-dependent oxidoreductase, protein MSRRENRQVRLTTRPSGIPQAEHFSLTTEPVTAPGKGEILVENRYLSVDPAQRGWANDEGNYSAPVPLNTPMRALAVGEIVESNVPAFRPGEFVYGWFGWQRYCVATPDAVLRRVVPSALPLSANLSVLGMNGLTAYLAFHGLGDPKPDEHVLVSTAAGSVGSFVGQLARIAGCRAVGLTSSADKIAQAKARYGYQDMINYRETADLGAALRAACPEGNDIFFDNTGGEIADAAIRTMRLRGRIIQCGTAANASWTPVPSGPRPEREVLTRRLRWSGFIIFDYLTEFDAAAARLAELALAGRIVHDEQILPGLEHAPGAIAQLYRGENHGKLIIAVD, encoded by the coding sequence ATGTCCCGGCGCGAAAATCGACAGGTGCGGCTGACGACCCGGCCAAGCGGGATACCGCAGGCCGAACACTTCTCGCTCACGACAGAGCCCGTGACCGCACCCGGCAAAGGCGAGATCCTGGTCGAAAACCGCTATCTCTCGGTCGATCCGGCACAGCGCGGATGGGCCAATGACGAGGGGAACTACAGCGCGCCGGTGCCTCTGAACACGCCGATGCGCGCGCTCGCCGTGGGCGAGATCGTCGAAAGCAATGTGCCGGCGTTTCGGCCTGGGGAATTCGTTTACGGATGGTTTGGCTGGCAGCGCTATTGCGTCGCCACACCGGACGCCGTTCTGCGCCGCGTCGTTCCATCCGCCCTCCCGCTCAGCGCCAATCTCAGCGTGCTCGGCATGAACGGCCTGACCGCCTATCTCGCCTTTCACGGCCTCGGTGATCCCAAGCCCGACGAGCACGTGCTGGTGTCGACGGCTGCCGGCAGCGTCGGAAGCTTTGTCGGCCAGCTCGCGCGCATCGCAGGCTGCCGAGCGGTCGGCCTCACCAGCTCCGCCGACAAGATCGCGCAGGCCAAGGCCCGGTATGGCTATCAGGACATGATCAATTACCGTGAGACCGCCGACCTGGGCGCGGCGCTTCGCGCGGCATGCCCGGAAGGCAATGATATCTTCTTCGACAACACCGGCGGCGAGATCGCCGATGCCGCGATTCGGACCATGCGGCTGCGCGGACGCATCATCCAGTGCGGCACGGCCGCGAACGCGTCCTGGACGCCCGTTCCGAGCGGCCCACGCCCCGAACGCGAGGTTCTCACGCGCCGCCTGCGCTGGTCGGGCTTCATCATCTTCGATTACCTCACCGAATTCGACGCGGCTGCGGCGCGCCTCGCCGAGCTCGCGCTTGCCGGCAGGATCGTCCACGACGAGCAGATCCTCCCAGGACTGGAGCATGCCCCCGGCGCAATCGCGCAGCTCTATCGCGGTGAAAACCACGGCAAGTTGATCATCGCTGTCGACTGA
- a CDS encoding beta-keto acid cleavage family enzyme, which produces MAPHKVIISCAVTGSIHTPSMSPHLPVTPAEIAESALGAAAAGAAIVHLHARNPADGRPDQSPEAFEPFLRVIKQSSNVVVNLTTGGSPYMTVEERVRPAATWKPEVASLNMGSMNFGLFPMLKRYKSFKYDWEPQMLEGSHDLVFRNSFKDIRYALETLNNSGARYEFECYDTSHLYNLHYFWTEGLVKAPLFIQTCFGLLGGIGSHPDDVMHMKRTADRLFGDNYRWSVLGAGRAQMPVAAMAAAMGGNVRVGLEDSLWISAGRLAETNAAQVTQVRKIIEGLGLEIASPDEARDMLQLKGGDKVAF; this is translated from the coding sequence ATGGCGCCTCACAAGGTCATCATCTCCTGCGCGGTTACCGGGTCGATCCACACACCGTCGATGTCACCGCACCTACCGGTGACGCCGGCCGAGATCGCCGAATCCGCGCTCGGCGCTGCTGCGGCGGGGGCTGCAATCGTGCATCTGCACGCGCGAAATCCGGCCGACGGGCGCCCGGATCAATCGCCGGAGGCGTTCGAGCCCTTCCTGCGCGTGATCAAGCAGAGCTCCAACGTCGTCGTGAATCTCACGACCGGCGGCTCGCCCTATATGACGGTCGAGGAGCGCGTGCGTCCGGCTGCGACCTGGAAGCCGGAGGTCGCCAGCCTCAACATGGGCTCGATGAACTTCGGCCTGTTTCCGATGCTGAAGCGGTACAAGTCGTTCAAATACGACTGGGAGCCGCAGATGCTGGAGGGCTCGCATGACCTCGTCTTCCGCAACTCGTTCAAGGATATTCGCTACGCCTTGGAGACGCTCAACAACTCCGGCGCGCGCTACGAGTTCGAATGTTACGACACGAGCCATCTCTATAACCTGCACTATTTCTGGACCGAGGGGCTGGTGAAGGCCCCCCTCTTCATCCAGACGTGCTTCGGCCTGCTCGGCGGCATCGGCTCGCATCCGGACGACGTCATGCACATGAAGCGAACGGCAGATCGGCTGTTCGGCGACAACTACCGCTGGTCGGTCCTTGGCGCCGGGCGCGCACAGATGCCCGTTGCAGCGATGGCGGCGGCGATGGGCGGCAATGTCCGCGTGGGGCTCGAAGACAGTCTCTGGATTAGCGCCGGCCGCCTCGCCGAAACCAATGCGGCGCAGGTTACGCAGGTGCGCAAGATCATCGAAGGCCTCGGGCTCGAGATCGCAAGTCCCGACGAGGCCCGTGACATGCTTCAGCTCAAGGGCGGCGACAAGGTCGCGTTCTAG